A single window of Pseudarthrobacter psychrotolerans DNA harbors:
- the ureG gene encoding urease accessory protein UreG, whose translation MNLIKIGVGGPVGAGKTQLVERLTRHLSGEISMAAITNDIYTIEDAKILAANGILPLDRIIGIETGGCPHTAIREDTSMNSAAVEELRLRHPGLEVVFIESGGDNLSATFSPELVDFSIYIIDVAQGEKIPRKAGQGMIKSDFFIINKKDLAPYVGADLSVMEADTLEFRGNKPYCFTNLKTDEGLEHVINWIRRDVLMLDLRQ comes from the coding sequence ATGAATCTCATCAAAATCGGCGTCGGCGGTCCTGTCGGCGCAGGCAAGACCCAGCTCGTGGAACGCCTCACCCGCCACCTCAGCGGCGAGATCTCGATGGCCGCGATCACCAACGACATCTACACCATCGAGGACGCCAAGATCCTCGCGGCCAACGGCATCCTGCCGCTGGACCGCATCATCGGAATCGAAACCGGCGGCTGCCCGCACACGGCCATCAGGGAAGACACGTCGATGAATTCGGCCGCCGTCGAGGAGCTGCGGCTGCGCCACCCCGGCCTCGAAGTCGTCTTTATCGAAAGCGGGGGAGACAACCTTTCGGCCACGTTCAGCCCGGAGCTTGTGGACTTCTCGATCTACATCATCGACGTGGCGCAGGGCGAGAAGATCCCGCGCAAGGCCGGCCAGGGAATGATCAAGTCAGACTTCTTCATCATCAACAAAAAGGACCTGGCCCCGTATGTGGGGGCTGACCTTTCGGTGATGGAGGCGGACACCCTTGAGTTCCGCGGCAACAAGCCCTACTGCTTCACCAACCTCAAGACCGACGAGGGGCTGGAGCACGTCATCAACTGGATCAGGCGCGACGTGCTCATGCTTGACCTCCGCCAGTGA